From Equus przewalskii isolate Varuska chromosome 7, EquPr2, whole genome shotgun sequence, one genomic window encodes:
- the LOC103560317 gene encoding sodium/glucose cotransporter 1-like isoform X4: MEKSSIHKGRQQEKKKITRELQNSGGGGGETDKIALVVTMPEYLRKRFGGYRIQFLHAILSLFLYIFGDILVEVCTGAMFMKLIWGFDVYLVTTVLLTITGIYTITAFKEVGGYQELLHKYLDAKPRITQEGNWTAKPECYIPRLDSFHIFRDPITGDLPWPGIVFGVSILSLSYWCTNQIFVQRCLAGKNMSHVKGGCLFCGYLKLLPMFSIVMPGMISRILYPDQVACVVPSECKKHCGTRTDCSPIAYPVLVVELLPDGVRGLMLSAISASLMSSLTSIFNSANTLFTMDIYTRIRPTATEKELMVTGRFFVIILLVVTIAWVPVTETAHSEELFEYMQAVMSYLTPPIAAIFLLAVFSKRVTEQGAFWGLTGGLLLGFFRMILEFIYGTWSCPANNKCPLIICSLHYLYFAISLFLVSLLTMLAISLFTDPIPDKHLYRLCWSLRNSQEKRVDLDAETQRKRPAPQAQPEVFKEAQSCLWKAWDVFCGLEPQPGPKLAPKEAAVEKMERGTTSGGIKHSVTSEGTEHSATSEGTEHSATSEGTAHSAKWEGTKRCDTSQTPFWRKVANISAFFLIAIVILCHIYYS; encoded by the exons atggaaaagtcatcaattcacaaaggaagacagcaagagaagaagaaaataacaagggaactacaaaacagcggggggggggggggggaaactGATAAGATAGCATtg GTGGTAACAATGCCAGAATATCTGAGGAAGAGGTTTGGTGGCTACCGGATCCAGTTCCTGCATGCTATTCTGTCCTTATTCCTCTATATCTTCGGTGATATCTTG GTGGAGGTATGCACTGGTGCCATGTTCATGAAGCTGATTTGGGGGTTTGATGTTTACCTGGTCACCACAGTCTTGCTGACAATTACTGGCATTTATACCATCACAG cCTTTAAGGAAGTAGGAGGATACCAGGAGCTACTGCATAAGTACTTAGATGCGAAGCCAAGGATCACCCAGGAAGGAAACTGGACTGCCAAACCGGAATGCTACATCCCTCGCCTGGATTCTTTCCATATTTTCCGAGATCCCATCACTGGAGATCTCCCCTGGCCTGGAATCGTCTTTGGTGTCTCCATCCTCTCCTTGTCCTACTGGTGCACCAATCAG ATTTTTGTCCAGCGGTGCCTAGCAGGAAAGAACATGTCTCATGTGAAAGGCGGCTGCCTCTTTTGTGGGTACCTGAAGTTGCTGCCCATGTTCAGCATAGTGATGCCGGGAATGATCAGCCGCATCTTGTACCCAG ATCAAGTGGCATGTGTTGTACCTTCAGAATGTAAGAAGCACTGTGGCACCAGAACTGACTGTAGCCCCATCGCCTACCCAGTGCTGGTGGTAGAGCTGCTGCCCGATG GTGTACGCGGCTTGATGCTGTCCGCAATATCGGCCTCTCTCATGTCCTCCTTGACCTCTATTTTCAACTCTGCCAACACCCTGTTCACCATGGACATCTATACCCGAATACGGCCCACGGCCACTGAAAAGGAGCTCATGGTGACAGGCAG attttttGTTATAATCTTACTTGTTGTCACCATTGCCTGGGTCCCTGTTACGGAAACAGCACACAGTGAAGAACTCTTTGAATACATGCAAGCAGTTATGAGTTACCTGACACCACCCATTGCTGCCATCTTCCTGCTCGCCGTCTTTTCCAAGAGAGTCACTGAGCAG GGTGCCTTCTGGGGGCTGACTGGGGGACTTCTGCTTGGCTTCTTTCGAATGATATTGGAGTTTATCTACGGAACCTGGAGCTGCCCAGCAAACAACAAGTGCCCTCTGATCATCTGCAGCCTGCACTACCTCTATTTTGCCATAAGCCTGTTCCTAGTCAGCCTTCTCACCATGCTGGCGATCTCCTTATTCACAGACCCGATTCCAGATAAACAC CTCTACCGGCTCTGTTGGAGTTTACGAAACAGCCAAGAGAAAAGGGTCGATCTGGATGCAGAGACACAAAGGAAGAGACCCGCACCCCAAGCACAGCCAG AGGTATTCAAGGAGGCGCAGAGCTGCCTCTGGAAGGCCTGGGATGTGTTCTGTGGCCTGGAGCCGCAGCCTGGCCCCAAACTGGCCCCCAAAGAGGCAGCCGTGGAGAAGATGGAACGTGGCACCACATCTGGAGGCATAAAACACAGTGTCACATCTGAAGGGACAGAACACAGTGCCACATCTGAAGGGACAGAACACAGTGCCACATCTGAAGGGACAGCACACAGTGCCAAGTGGGAAGGGACAAAGCGTTGTGACACATCACAGACGCCCTTCTGGAGAAAAGTTGCCAATATCAGCGCATTCTTCTTGATAGCGATCGTAATCCTCTGCCACATTTACTACTCCTAA
- the LOC103560317 gene encoding sodium/glucose cotransporter 1-like isoform X5, protein MEKSSIHKGRQQEKKKITRELQNSGGGGGETDKIALVEVCTGAMFMKLIWGFDVYLVTTVLLTITGIYTITGGFAAVVYTDTLHAVIIVLGSVLLMGFAFKEVGGYQELLHKYLDAKPRITQEGNWTAKPECYIPRLDSFHIFRDPITGDLPWPGIVFGVSILSLSYWCTNQIFVQRCLAGKNMSHVKGGCLFCGYLKLLPMFSIVMPGMISRILYPDQVACVVPSECKKHCGTRTDCSPIAYPVLVVELLPDGVRGLMLSAISASLMSSLTSIFNSANTLFTMDIYTRIRPTATEKELMVTGRFFVIILLVVTIAWVPVTETAHSEELFEYMQAVMSYLTPPIAAIFLLAVFSKRVTEQGAFWGLTGGLLLGFFRMILEFIYGTWSCPANNKCPLIICSLHYLYFAISLFLVSLLTMLAISLFTDPIPDKHLYRLCWSLRNSQEKRVDLDAETQRKRPAPQAQPEVFKEAQSCLWKAWDVFCGLEPQPGPKLAPKEAAVEKMERGTTSGGIKHSVTSEGTEHSATSEGTEHSATSEGTAHSAKWEGTKRCDTSQTPFWRKVANISAFFLIAIVILCHIYYS, encoded by the exons atggaaaagtcatcaattcacaaaggaagacagcaagagaagaagaaaataacaagggaactacaaaacagcggggggggggggggggaaactGATAAGATAGCATtg GTGGAGGTATGCACTGGTGCCATGTTCATGAAGCTGATTTGGGGGTTTGATGTTTACCTGGTCACCACAGTCTTGCTGACAATTACTGGCATTTATACCATCACAG GTGGTTTTGCAGCTGTAGTTTACACTGATACCTTACATGCTGTCATTATAGTCCTGGGATCAGTCTTGTTAATGGGCTTTG cCTTTAAGGAAGTAGGAGGATACCAGGAGCTACTGCATAAGTACTTAGATGCGAAGCCAAGGATCACCCAGGAAGGAAACTGGACTGCCAAACCGGAATGCTACATCCCTCGCCTGGATTCTTTCCATATTTTCCGAGATCCCATCACTGGAGATCTCCCCTGGCCTGGAATCGTCTTTGGTGTCTCCATCCTCTCCTTGTCCTACTGGTGCACCAATCAG ATTTTTGTCCAGCGGTGCCTAGCAGGAAAGAACATGTCTCATGTGAAAGGCGGCTGCCTCTTTTGTGGGTACCTGAAGTTGCTGCCCATGTTCAGCATAGTGATGCCGGGAATGATCAGCCGCATCTTGTACCCAG ATCAAGTGGCATGTGTTGTACCTTCAGAATGTAAGAAGCACTGTGGCACCAGAACTGACTGTAGCCCCATCGCCTACCCAGTGCTGGTGGTAGAGCTGCTGCCCGATG GTGTACGCGGCTTGATGCTGTCCGCAATATCGGCCTCTCTCATGTCCTCCTTGACCTCTATTTTCAACTCTGCCAACACCCTGTTCACCATGGACATCTATACCCGAATACGGCCCACGGCCACTGAAAAGGAGCTCATGGTGACAGGCAG attttttGTTATAATCTTACTTGTTGTCACCATTGCCTGGGTCCCTGTTACGGAAACAGCACACAGTGAAGAACTCTTTGAATACATGCAAGCAGTTATGAGTTACCTGACACCACCCATTGCTGCCATCTTCCTGCTCGCCGTCTTTTCCAAGAGAGTCACTGAGCAG GGTGCCTTCTGGGGGCTGACTGGGGGACTTCTGCTTGGCTTCTTTCGAATGATATTGGAGTTTATCTACGGAACCTGGAGCTGCCCAGCAAACAACAAGTGCCCTCTGATCATCTGCAGCCTGCACTACCTCTATTTTGCCATAAGCCTGTTCCTAGTCAGCCTTCTCACCATGCTGGCGATCTCCTTATTCACAGACCCGATTCCAGATAAACAC CTCTACCGGCTCTGTTGGAGTTTACGAAACAGCCAAGAGAAAAGGGTCGATCTGGATGCAGAGACACAAAGGAAGAGACCCGCACCCCAAGCACAGCCAG AGGTATTCAAGGAGGCGCAGAGCTGCCTCTGGAAGGCCTGGGATGTGTTCTGTGGCCTGGAGCCGCAGCCTGGCCCCAAACTGGCCCCCAAAGAGGCAGCCGTGGAGAAGATGGAACGTGGCACCACATCTGGAGGCATAAAACACAGTGTCACATCTGAAGGGACAGAACACAGTGCCACATCTGAAGGGACAGAACACAGTGCCACATCTGAAGGGACAGCACACAGTGCCAAGTGGGAAGGGACAAAGCGTTGTGACACATCACAGACGCCCTTCTGGAGAAAAGTTGCCAATATCAGCGCATTCTTCTTGATAGCGATCGTAATCCTCTGCCACATTTACTACTCCTAA
- the LOC103560317 gene encoding sodium/glucose cotransporter 1-like isoform X6 → MPEYLRKRFGGYRIQFLHAILSLFLYIFGDILVEVCTGAMFMKLIWGFDVYLVTTVLLTITGIYTITGGFAAVVYTDTLHAVIIVLGSVLLMGFAFKEVGGYQELLHKYLDAKPRITQEGNWTAKPECYIPRLDSFHIFRDPITGDLPWPGIVFGVSILSLSYWCTNQIFVQRCLAGKNMSHVKGGCLFCGYLKLLPMFSIVMPGMISRILYPDQVACVVPSECKKHCGTRTDCSPIAYPVLVVELLPDGVRGLMLSAISASLMSSLTSIFNSANTLFTMDIYTRIRPTATEKELMVTGRFFVIILLVVTIAWVPVTETAHSEELFEYMQAVMSYLTPPIAAIFLLAVFSKRVTEQGAFWGLTGGLLLGFFRMILEFIYGTWSCPANNKCPLIICSLHYLYFAISLFLVSLLTMLAISLFTDPIPDKHLYRLCWSLRNSQEKRVDLDAETQRKRPAPQAQPEVFKEAQSCLWKAWDVFCGLEPQPGPKLAPKEAAVEKMERGTTSGGIKHSVTSEGTEHSATSEGTEHSATSEGTAHSAKWEGTKRCDTSQTPFWRKVANISAFFLIAIVILCHIYYS, encoded by the exons ATGCCAGAATATCTGAGGAAGAGGTTTGGTGGCTACCGGATCCAGTTCCTGCATGCTATTCTGTCCTTATTCCTCTATATCTTCGGTGATATCTTG GTGGAGGTATGCACTGGTGCCATGTTCATGAAGCTGATTTGGGGGTTTGATGTTTACCTGGTCACCACAGTCTTGCTGACAATTACTGGCATTTATACCATCACAG GTGGTTTTGCAGCTGTAGTTTACACTGATACCTTACATGCTGTCATTATAGTCCTGGGATCAGTCTTGTTAATGGGCTTTG cCTTTAAGGAAGTAGGAGGATACCAGGAGCTACTGCATAAGTACTTAGATGCGAAGCCAAGGATCACCCAGGAAGGAAACTGGACTGCCAAACCGGAATGCTACATCCCTCGCCTGGATTCTTTCCATATTTTCCGAGATCCCATCACTGGAGATCTCCCCTGGCCTGGAATCGTCTTTGGTGTCTCCATCCTCTCCTTGTCCTACTGGTGCACCAATCAG ATTTTTGTCCAGCGGTGCCTAGCAGGAAAGAACATGTCTCATGTGAAAGGCGGCTGCCTCTTTTGTGGGTACCTGAAGTTGCTGCCCATGTTCAGCATAGTGATGCCGGGAATGATCAGCCGCATCTTGTACCCAG ATCAAGTGGCATGTGTTGTACCTTCAGAATGTAAGAAGCACTGTGGCACCAGAACTGACTGTAGCCCCATCGCCTACCCAGTGCTGGTGGTAGAGCTGCTGCCCGATG GTGTACGCGGCTTGATGCTGTCCGCAATATCGGCCTCTCTCATGTCCTCCTTGACCTCTATTTTCAACTCTGCCAACACCCTGTTCACCATGGACATCTATACCCGAATACGGCCCACGGCCACTGAAAAGGAGCTCATGGTGACAGGCAG attttttGTTATAATCTTACTTGTTGTCACCATTGCCTGGGTCCCTGTTACGGAAACAGCACACAGTGAAGAACTCTTTGAATACATGCAAGCAGTTATGAGTTACCTGACACCACCCATTGCTGCCATCTTCCTGCTCGCCGTCTTTTCCAAGAGAGTCACTGAGCAG GGTGCCTTCTGGGGGCTGACTGGGGGACTTCTGCTTGGCTTCTTTCGAATGATATTGGAGTTTATCTACGGAACCTGGAGCTGCCCAGCAAACAACAAGTGCCCTCTGATCATCTGCAGCCTGCACTACCTCTATTTTGCCATAAGCCTGTTCCTAGTCAGCCTTCTCACCATGCTGGCGATCTCCTTATTCACAGACCCGATTCCAGATAAACAC CTCTACCGGCTCTGTTGGAGTTTACGAAACAGCCAAGAGAAAAGGGTCGATCTGGATGCAGAGACACAAAGGAAGAGACCCGCACCCCAAGCACAGCCAG AGGTATTCAAGGAGGCGCAGAGCTGCCTCTGGAAGGCCTGGGATGTGTTCTGTGGCCTGGAGCCGCAGCCTGGCCCCAAACTGGCCCCCAAAGAGGCAGCCGTGGAGAAGATGGAACGTGGCACCACATCTGGAGGCATAAAACACAGTGTCACATCTGAAGGGACAGAACACAGTGCCACATCTGAAGGGACAGAACACAGTGCCACATCTGAAGGGACAGCACACAGTGCCAAGTGGGAAGGGACAAAGCGTTGTGACACATCACAGACGCCCTTCTGGAGAAAAGTTGCCAATATCAGCGCATTCTTCTTGATAGCGATCGTAATCCTCTGCCACATTTACTACTCCTAA